Proteins co-encoded in one Zootoca vivipara chromosome 3, rZooViv1.1, whole genome shotgun sequence genomic window:
- the ARHGEF33 gene encoding rho guanine nucleotide exchange factor 33 isoform X3 has protein sequence MQELSRIQHGEYALEEKVQSCRCAMEEKVAEMKNSLNCFKDELSDAKSMIEEIGAKQEEMQQKIEQLQQEKRKESRKLKAKRIQKEEHGSQTVPTPLQGSPFRSLNLPEPVLINEDFVKLLHNATYEKVSDCRPMALGEGSMKGLTSTNLEAEESLRAASSADAQPKGQSSSTVWKQPKDGKDWAGEHISKDQSDRQKELGPSSYSSMENALREPSIAAKRQNIALDLLESERKYVVNLTQVLKIKATLYGQDMKRNSKDRSFVPNSLRYLVQQHVDLLHALQERVLSWPRQGILGDIFLKLTNDENGFLDYYVACLRDLPECISLIHVVIVKEIEEEIKSDIYIFFFHIVQRVPEYLLHLQNILKYTEQEHPDYYLLLVSVQRLRVFISQHSLLFQCNEDLLIQKRKKLRKSSFGKLYKGLASLCASAGQDASPTLSATSIRDSGIHSEEAMQLFPSAQTSGTTAMHSRSHMKASPQQGREGLQGASPCEWETDGRRPEHGLAPSQLSEHDLKALAASLHATFPDLEYGGGSSAPSSAGPDGNCQRPRRRASAADLLQDSSGFAPDYEGFEYRGDPYEEVEPLRNLPAFEACSPASSESSIDICFLRPVHFTAEPGRTERTLQPLPKSAAPPASGTYKREVFRSKGKQLSRSLKEFPRSSSGGGSEGIASTRLYSTRSSSGSRLPAPTERGFPAHGAASAASRSSQRHHFPPPRGAGDQPSFLEEMHLEDNNRFSHRDDNEQTSFSTHTPRQEQKGRLRSSFRKLFKKK, from the exons GATGAGCTCAGTGATGCCAAGTCCATGATTGAGGAAATCGGTGCCAAGCAGGAGGAGATGCAGCAGAAGATTGAacagctgcagcaggagaagcGGAAAGAATCTCGCAAGCTCAAAGCAAA AAGAATACAGAAGGAGGAGCATGGATCACAAACAGTCCCTACACCTCTACAAGGAAGTCCCTTTCGATCACTAAACCTTCCGGAGCCAGTTTTGATTAATGAAGATTTTGTAAAGCTGTTGCATAACGCAACATATGAGAAAG TCTCTGACTGCAGGCCcatggcactaggagaaggcaGCATGAAAG GCTTAACCAGTACAAATCTGGAGGCGGAAGAGAGCCTCAGAGCTGCCTCATCTGCCGATGCTCAGCCAAAGGGCCAGTCATCATCCACAGTGTGGAAGCAGCCCAAGGACGGTAAAGACTGGGCTGGCGAACATATTTCAAAGGACCAAAGTGACAGGCAGAAGGAACTAGGTCCCAGTAGCTATAGCTCAATGGAGAATGCACTGCGGGAACCGTCTATTGCAG CTAAAAGGCAGAATATCGCTTTGGACTTACTTGAGTCAGAAAGGAAGTATGTTGTGAACCTGACCCAGGTCCTCAAAATTAAAGCCACATTGTATGGACAGGACATGAAAAGGAACTCCAAGGATAGAAG TTTTGTCCCAAACTCTCTTCGGTACTTGGTCCAGCAGCATGTGGACTTACTTCATGCCCTGCAGGAGAGAGTGTTGAGCTGGCCGCGGCAAGGGATCCTGGGAGACATCTTTCTCAAGCTAACCAACGATGAG AACGGTTTTTTGGATTATTACGTTGCTTGCTTGAGAGACTTGCCTGAGTGCATTTCACTGATCCATGTGGTGATTGTGAAGGAG ATTGAGGAAGAAATCAAGTCTGATATTTACATATTCTTCTTTCATATTGTCCAGCGTGTTCCTGAGTACCTCCTTCATTTACAG AATATCCTGAAGTACACGGAGCAAGAGCACCCTGATTACTACCTCCTTCTGGTTAGTGTCCAGCGCCTACGAGTGTTCATCTCGCAACACAGCCTTCTCTTCCAGTGCAACGAAGACCTGCTGATACAGAAGCGGAAGAAGCTGAGAAA ATCTTCCTTCGGAAAGTTATACAAAGGTCTAGCTTCTCTATGCGCCAGCGCCGGCCAAGATGCGTCTCCAACGCTTAGCGCTACTTCCATCCGCGACAGCGGAATCCACTCTGAAGAGGCCATGCAGCTGTTCCCGTCAGCCCAGACTTCTGGAACAACGGCCAT GCACTCGAGGTCCCACATGAAAGCGAGCCCCCAGCAAGGAAGGGAGGGCCTGCAAGGAGCTTCCCCTTGCGAGTGGGAGACGGACGGGCGGCGGCCCGAGCACGGCCTGGCGCCCTCTCAGCTCAGCGAGCACGACCTGAAAGCTCTGGCCGCCTCCCTACACGCAACCTTCCCGGACCTGGAgtacggcggcggcagcagcgcccctTCCTCGGCGGGCCCCGACGGCAACTGCCAGCGGCCCCGGAGGAGGGCCTCGGCGGCGGACCTCCTGCAGGACAGCTCCGGCTTCGCGCCGGACTACGAGGGCTTCGAGTACCGGGGCGACCCCTACGAGGAGGTGGAGCCGCTGCGGAACCTGCCCGCCTTCGAGGCGTGCTCGCCGGCGTCGTCCGAGTCCAGCATCGACATCTGCTTCCTGAGGCCCGTCCACTTCACCGCCGAGCCCGGCAGGACGGAGCGCACGCTGCAGCCGCTGCCCAAGAGCGCAGCGCCGCCGGCCAGCGGCACCTACAAGCGCGAGGTTTTCCGCAGCAAAGGCAAGCAGCTGAGCCGCTCGCTCAAGGAGTTCccccgcagcagcagcggcggcggctcggAAGGCATCGCCAGCACCAGGCTGTACAGCAcccgcagcagcagcggcagccgccTGCCAGCGCCGACGGAGAGGGGCTTCCCGGCTCAcggcgccgcctccgccgcctccaGGAGCTCCCAGCGGCACCACTTCCCGCCGCCGAGAGGAGCGGGCGACCAGCCCAGCTTTCTGGAA GAGATGCATTTAGAAGACAACAACAGATTCTCTCATAGGGATGACAATGAGCAAACCTCTTTCAGCACCCACACTCCAAGGCAAGAACAGAAAGGAAGATTGCGCAGTTCCTTCCGCAAGCTGttcaaaaagaaatga